CGCGATTACGAAGTACATTTAACCATTTACACCGGACCTGCTTCATATATTGGTCAAGCTATGATTATCAATAACTCTAGAATGAACTAATCGATATCAGTTCtatttgaataacgaataataattataaaatattaatataacgaatataacgaaaatgtaacgaatgaaacgaacaattattcaaacgtGAAATGTAATTCTGTTTCATAATTTggattggaatttttattaaacaaatagtGAATACAAAAGTTGTGTATCCTTTATGTGTActcaaaatttctatttagataagaattatgcataaaaatttCGTCTATGTCTGGTCTTCAATGCCCTCTTTAGTCGCTAAAATCTAACTAAAACTTCTCAATAAGAGCCACTTTCTACGATCTCGCTCGCACTGTATCTGATGGTCTTTGTTTCGCCTTCCCACTTCTCGTTCGCTATTATCACGTCGTTGAAGGAGGGGCGAACGATAGTGGGAGTGCGCGACAAGCCTTTCGCGGCTTAATATCAACTGTAACCTCATGAATCGGGGACACGTTTTAGCAAGGGAAGGCTTTCTTGCGCGTACGATCGTCTTGTCCGATAGATCccgaattgattttttaataaattctagtCATCTATTCCTGTCCAAATAAACAAAGTACAGGTGAGGCATTGTTTCAAACTTCAAACTCTTGATACCAGACTCgatatttcgatgaaaatcgaaCATCCCTGAAAAGTGCGCGGCATGTACGAAGACCATCCAGTGCACGCGGCGCGCGCTAAATCCCTCGATTGTCCTAGTGCGTCGTCGAGTGCGCGTTGAACGTCACAACAGGTAGTTGAGCGAGGGCAGCGTGCTGCCGGCTCGtctgtaaaaagaaaggaaaagaccGAGAGAGTAAGCAAGAGGCTAACAGTCGGCACGAGTGCGCTGAAGCGAGAGGAGGAACCTCGTCGGAAGGAGAAACGATGGGAGAAGCTGAAGGAAGACGGCCGAAGCGGGTTATACTAGAAGGGGAGAAAGACGGGATAGGAATAGGGAGGGGTTTCAGTGTTTGGCCGGATACCTTTGCACCGTGCTTTTGCACAACTGCCCGTGCCACGAAGCTTCGTATCTAACATGCACGAGACGGGTTACTCACGCGTCCCCTcgcttttcctctttctcaCTCTTGAACTCACGTATTTCTGAGTTCCCCTCCTCTGGGTTCGTCGCAATCTCTAGCTCAGGGAAGCGTTTCCGCACTCCCAGCGTTGAatcgttttaaaattgatattaaaattgatttaaaccaCTTATACCTTAAACAGCAAACACCTTCAAATCAAATTAGTTAATGTACTAATTTATGCATGAACTTCCTTGTAatagtagaaaaataatttcaaattcatcaaTACTCACTGATTCATTAGCAATGTGTTAAAACAATTAGGTATTAAGGCAAGATGGCATACCAatagtaaattataattgcagATAATGATACAGGGGCATTCTAGCAggaaaattacataatttgaaAAGTGTTACCTGCCGCTTGCAAAGCTGTTGTAAGTGTCGCCACCTTTGCTCAAATGCTTCAAACAATATATGACTTAAAGTAGCCAGCGCGGACGGTAAAGCGCTGAATTATCTTGCGTGTTATcccaaataatttaaataacataatcACATATGTATCGttagaatattcaaatttcttaaatttgtatGCTCTGCTCTCGATATATTATGATGTGGTGACATTTAATTCATATAGTGTATTATACTGGTTGTAAACATAACCTGTAAACATAACCTATAAATACAATCAGTCATTGGAGTGacacgtgaaataaaatttaatttacgcaaccctttgttttaaagaatatttaaatagtgtaAATAGAAGTGATTCTGCATCGGAGTCTTATGTGTATAAAATTTGGTTCTATATTATatcgagtaaatatttaaaatggaCTTGAGTACTGCAAAGGGTACTAGATTTCCCTTCATACCAGGGACAAAACCTtccataaaaaattcacaactTCTTATTTCAACGGGAATACATTCTTTGGATCATGTAATAggtttgaacaattttttctgtgttactgaaattaaataagCCTGTTTTTACTATGTTATATTTTGATTCACCTTCTTCAGGCGGTGGATTACCTATTGGTTCTCTTTTTGTCATTGGTATGTACAAGATCTTTTCagattataaaaagaatttttaacatatgtacataccacaatacttgaaaaatgatCTTTGATATTCTAGAGGAAGATCGATACGGTACATATGCAAAAGTTATGTTAAAGTATTTTATGGCAGAAGGTGTGGCCACGGCTCAGCCATTATTTGTAGGATCCAAAGATGTTAGAACATCACAGTTGATGTCAGAGCTCCCAGCTGTTACAACAGATGCTAAGTCGATTAATCAACCTCAACATATGgatgaacaaatgaaaattgcttGGAGATATcagaatatgaaaataatggaTTCATCTCCAACTGGAGGACAAGCTTTCGGTCATTTTTATGATCTTACAAAGACAATGGAAAAAGACGCGATTGAAAAAGCGGATATTGCACAGTGGTATGACGATAGTTGTCCCGCGAAAGATTCTATATTTGAGAATTCAgcttattcaaaaatattaacgtgTGTTCAAGAAGCCTTGAAGAAAGGACAATACTCGGTTTCAGAAACGCCTACAAAAAGACAAGTTTTAAGAATTGCAATACATTCCTTAGGATCTAGATTATGGTTTAGTGATTCCAAGGAAACGTCGCAACAagatttgttaaaatttttatatttctttagagCACTTTTAAGATACTCTTATGCGGTTGCGGTAATAACAGTCCCTGTAGAATGTTTAGATAACTCGGTAAATTTCACAGTTCTACCGCTACGCTACTATTAATGCTTATACGCATATGgaataatttgttacaattaattttaaggatGCCGTCGTACAACGAGTGGAACATTTATCAGATATAGCGATTAGATTAGAATCGTTCATAGGGTCtcataaagaaacaaatccGCTGTTTAGGGACTATCATGGCCTGTTGCACCTTAAAAAGTTACCCGCCTTGAACACAATAGCGCCCCATAATCCAGATTCGCGAGATCTTGTATTTAAACTGCGTCGTAAGAAATTCGTCATCGAGGTGAATAAACTTAATAAATGTCTCAATTTCCAATTTGATCGACTATACAAAACTTTACACGTTTTGTTTTAGGTTTTACATTTACCGCCCGAATTTGGGGATACAACTCAACGAGAACAAGACGAAACACCACAGGCTGGATGCGCTAGTCAATCGCGTAAATCTTTATtagatttttgaaaacattcttcgatgtacagaaatatttaatacggaactttatatacaataaatagatgaaactttgtgtaaaattggatacatttttaaaaatgaattaatttcaccttGTATTCCGAGGCCTTGCCAATAAATGGTAGCAAGTATGCCTCGCAGGTGTACGTGAGCCTGCTTGCGCTATTTTAACTAGAAATGCATGTGGCGAGTGAATTAATGCAGACAGGAGGAGATAGGCTCCGTGAACACTCACAATAATACCCATAGTACATTTATGTGTTCTATAGTATAATATTACCATCAGAATTTTACTATGAATTTTCCTATAACTGTAGTGGTATccattactattactattactgTTTCGGGTTCGCAGAATTACAgataaatattccaagacCAAGACCAAGTTTATTCATCCATGACGTTTGGTTCCGTATTCAGAGGTCCCCCCTCGTGAAATTTCCCAAACACGAGCCTATATCTGTAACAATCACATAAGTATGCGCATATGGACGTTTCACCCCCTCcctgtatttctttttgttcgatGCCTTTCTATTTCCTTCCGGTTCCATCCGGTCGGTCGCGCATGAAGGCATGCAACGCAAGCGCACCTACAGATGccagtattcgtacagcactGTGAAACCATCTATCACGGCGCGTGGTTTTTAGTCCTCCAGTTAACGCGGACAAGTACGCATCGGGAATCGAGGAAAAAATCGCTCTACGATACCTGGAGAAAAAACATCtaatgaattacaattttacgcGATAAAGTCTCCGTTAACCACCGTTATTAATGGAGTGTCATCGCGAGGGATTGACATGACGAATAGTCATTGCgttcgttaaaagaaaaaaaaattaaaactcgaTGTAAGTAGAAGTCGTGCATCTCTAAAATGGAAACCAAGAACTTGGGGATATCGCGAATCTTCGTGTGTTGCTCAAATATCATTTTCCTGGTGAGTTAcgtaacaaattaattattaaaaggaTTAAGAATATAGCGTAGAGAAAGTATCTTCTCATACATTATTTCGAAATGTGTTCGATACCTTTTCCTATACGTTAAATGCGGTATTACATTTGAAAgccgaaattaaatttgaaaattatcatGAAAGATCATTCTCTCTTTCCAGATATCGGGTTTCGGGTTGATGTCGTTAGGCGCATTGCTATTAGCCGACGACGAGCGCGTTCTGTTATCGCGTTTGCTGGGACCAGGTGACATACACCCCGAGCAACCACTCTTTTACTATCTGGCTTTCGCTGTCGTTGGTTTAGGATTTCTAATCACGATCACGAGTCTGCTGGGATGCTGGGCAACTTGTCTCTATAACCGATGCGCCACTGTCTCTGTAAGACACTTTCCTTTTACTAAATACTATAATTACACGGcaattataatgaattaacGCGACGTTTCTCAAGCTTTTCATCTTCAAAGGTTCGCGTTTAGCGTGCATCGCAGCACGTTGCACCTCGTTCGCGTCGTAAAGCCACGTTTTAATCAGTAAAAGTCAAGGTCTGCGCGATCTGCGCGGTTCTTCGTCAGACCCTGACGATAACTTTGTTCGCCAGACCTGACCGAAACCAGATTTCCCGCTTTGCAGGAGCATGGTTACGCGTCGCTGCCCGGAAACGGAT
This portion of the Hylaeus volcanicus isolate JK05 chromosome 4, UHH_iyHylVolc1.0_haploid, whole genome shotgun sequence genome encodes:
- the LOC128876013 gene encoding elongator complex protein 4 isoform X2 translates to MLKYFMAEGVATAQPLFVGSKDVRTSQLMSELPAVTTDAKSINQPQHMDEQMKIAWRYQNMKIMDSSPTGGQAFGHFYDLTKTMEKDAIEKADIAQWYDDSCPAKDSIFENSAYSKILTCVQEALKKGQYSVSETPTKRQVLRIAIHSLGSRLWFSDSKETSQQDLLKFLYFFRALLRYSYAVAVITVPVECLDNSDAVVQRVEHLSDIAIRLESFIGSHKETNPLFRDYHGLLHLKKLPALNTIAPHNPDSRDLVFKLRRKKFVIEVLHLPPEFGDTTQREQDETPQAGCASQSRKSLLDF
- the LOC128876013 gene encoding elongator complex protein 4 isoform X1, with the protein product MDLSTAKGTRFPFIPGTKPSIKNSQLLISTGIHSLDHVIGGGLPIGSLFVIEEDRYGTYAKVMLKYFMAEGVATAQPLFVGSKDVRTSQLMSELPAVTTDAKSINQPQHMDEQMKIAWRYQNMKIMDSSPTGGQAFGHFYDLTKTMEKDAIEKADIAQWYDDSCPAKDSIFENSAYSKILTCVQEALKKGQYSVSETPTKRQVLRIAIHSLGSRLWFSDSKETSQQDLLKFLYFFRALLRYSYAVAVITVPVECLDNSDAVVQRVEHLSDIAIRLESFIGSHKETNPLFRDYHGLLHLKKLPALNTIAPHNPDSRDLVFKLRRKKFVIEVLHLPPEFGDTTQREQDETPQAGCASQSRKSLLDF